In Humulus lupulus chromosome 7, drHumLupu1.1, whole genome shotgun sequence, the following are encoded in one genomic region:
- the LOC133791380 gene encoding uncharacterized protein LOC133791380, with protein sequence MVTAKQSVTWYREVWNRMALPKHRFILWLVVLDRMQMKERLFRFHIVADDNCLLCGTKKENREHLFFECHLSCQVLELIRDWLGWHTAARTIPKLLRWIAKARLTRFRKKVFSATVAAMVYHLWWCRNEALWNHKVYKVSIVVERIQNNVKNRVRSYMPNKIQQIDQDWFDQL encoded by the coding sequence ATGGTTACTGCTAAACAATCAGTGACATGGTACAGGGAAGTTTGGAATAGGATGGCATTACCAAAACACAGGTTCATTTTATGGCTTGTGGTACTTGACAGAATGCAAATGAAAGAAAGGCTCTTCAGATTCCATATTGTGGCAGATGACAATTGCCTACTGTGTGGAACAAAGAAGGAAAACAGAGAACACTTATTTTTTGAATGCCATCTGAGTTGTCAAGTGCTGGAATTAATCAGAGATTGGCTGGGATGGCATACAGCAGCAAGAACAATACCGAAACTTCTGAGATGGATAGCTAAAGCAAGGTTGACAAGATTCAGAAAGAAAGTATTTTCAGCGACAGTAGCTGCTATGGTTTATCATCTCTGGTGGTGTAGAAATGAGGCATTGTGGAACCATAAAGTGTATAAAGTGAGCATAGTTGTAGAAAGGATTCAAAACAATGTAAAAAATAGAGTTAGGAGTTATATGCCGAACAAAATACAACAAATAGATCAAGATTGGTTTGACCAGCTGTAA
- the LOC133791381 gene encoding uncharacterized protein LOC133791381 yields the protein MSSVVMQHHEGDGGANPPPDTTQIQADCERVTTKTKRRDINKGFSTREARVALGRPLPLEWDVRGKTYKEIGDYSQHFSREIGILIRQYADPDYNRWDKVPSEVRDRILPRLELIYFIFLIQDNLFDIGRSRYASENLPDILLGIQRSCADHYSEWKNDLSTHLKKNGRAHPPDGLVVEKWQKALQYFDLPEVKRRSETNSANRAKQKQRSVQGSQSTPALRYKKRDLQTGCLAGVPEIWMATKYIDREGWVSKAAKDNYEKMMEIRDTLQSQSSTSASASSTISREEDDIILVETIFGRRRGYQPGLGRRIRTRANCEAADVPQPAQPTPTAQDMQEVRE from the exons ATGTCTTCTGTGGTTATGCAACATCACGAAGGTGATGGTGGGGCAAATCCTCCTCCAGATACAACGCAGATACAGGCTGATTGTGAGAGAG TGACGACTAAAACGAAAAGGCGCGACATCAACAAGGGGTTTTCAACTCGAGAAGCTAGAGTTGCATTAGGTAGACCACTACCACTGGAGTGGGATGTTCGAgggaagacttacaaagaaaTTGGTGATTATTCCCAACATTTCTCTAGAGAGATCGGCATTCTCATTCGACAATATGCCGATCCCGACTACAACCGATGGGATAAAGTACCCAGCGAAGTTAGAGATCGCATACTTCCTCGTCTAGAG ctaatttattttatttttttgattcaGGATAATTTATTCGACATTGGTCGAAGTCGATATGCCTCAGAGAACCTCCCCGACATTCTTTTGGGCATTCAACGGTCGTGCGCTGATCATTACTCGGAGTGGAAGAATGACTTGTCCACTCATTTAAAAAAGAATGGTCGAGCACATCCTCCTGATGGTTTGGTGGTGGAGAAATGGCAGAAGGCGCTCCAGTATTTTGATCTCCCTGAAGTGAAG AGGCGTTCTGAGACTAACTCTGCGAACCGtgcaaaacaaaaacagagaagCGTGCAGGGTTCACAGTCTACGCCAGCCCTTCGTTACAAGAAG CGTGATTTACAAACTGGGTGTCTTGCTGGGGTTCCAGAGATTTGGATGGCGACTAAGTACATAGACAGGGAAGGTTGGGTGAGCAAGGCAGCAAAGGATAACTAT GAAAAGATGATGGAGATACGTGACACTCTGCAGTCACAATCATCTACGAGCGCCTCTGCTTCGAGTACTATCTCGAGAGAAGAGGATGACATTATTCTTGTTGAGACGATCTTTGGACGTCGTCGAGGCTATCAGCCAGGCCTTGGTCGTAGGATTCGCACGAGGGCGAATTGTGAAGCGGCTGATGTACCTCAACCAGCCCAACCAACTCCTACCGCACAAGACATGCAAGAGGTGAGGGAGTGA